Below is a window of Streptomyces qaidamensis DNA.
CCGTCGCCGGGCCCATCCACGCCACGCCGTGCAGGGCCTCCTGGCCGGTACGGAAGGCGGCGATACCGAGCCGCTCCACGGCGGGCGCGAACTGGTGCAGGAAGGCGGTCTTCTCCTCGATCGTGAGCCGCGACAGGAGGTCGTCGATCCGCTTGGCGAACGGCAGGCGCGGATCGCGGAACGGCGGCATGGGCGGCGGGTGTGCGGTCACGTGGGAATCCCTTTGCGATGGAGCGGCAAGACCCTTTCGAAGCGCTTCGATGCTCATTGGATGTGGGGGTGGGTGTCAAGACACACCGGTGCAACAACTCCGGGCTTTCGGTGGCATTCCAAGCGGCGAGCGCGGCTGGTTTCGATCGTGCACACCTCGGAGGAATCTTGGAATCGCCCCTTGTGCGCCCCTGGGTGTTCACTTAACCTCGCAGCAACATCGAAGCGCTTCGACTGTGAAGTCCGCCACCCGGTGGTGCACATTCCGCGTCACGCGTCGGAGTATCGCTTCGGCTCAGCCAGTTCCACTCGAGACACCGCAGCCGACGGCCCTCCGCCGGGTGTCCTGGTGCGCCATGAAGGGTTGACGCAATGACGAACGCCGCCTCCGCCTCCTCCGGACCCAGCCGGAGAAGCTTCCTCGCCTCCACGGCGGTCGCCACCGCGGCCGTGGCGGGCGGGATGCCGCTGCTCGCCGCCTGTGGTGGCGGGCAGGAGGGACAGAAGGACGGGGCCACGTCGGGCAAGAAGGCCGCGAAGATCCTCCCGGCCTTCGTCGCGTCGCAGGTCGTGACCCCGGACATCCCCTCGAAGAACGGCTCGCCGGTCGGCTTCACCAAGGCGATCCCGGCCGCCGAGCTGAAGACCTCGGTGGCGCAGAAGCTGGGCAGCGGCGGCAAGCTGACCATCATGGCCCCCTACTGGGGCGCCCCGCCCAAGGGCGACAACCCGTACTACACGGCCATGAACAAGGCCATCGGCGTGGACATCACCTGGCAGAACCAGGACGGCGTCACCTACGACCAGAAGCTCGGCGCGATCCTCGCCTCCAGCGACATCCCCGACGCCGTGGTGGTGCCCGACTGGAACCTGACGGGCCGGATACCCAGCGCGATCAACGCCAAGTTCGCCGACCTCGGCCCGTACCTGTCCGGCGACAAGGTCAAGGACTACCCGAACCTCGCGGCGGTGCCCACCGACGCGTGGCAGCGAGGGATCTTCGGCGGCCAGCTCCGCGCGATCCCGATGCCGAGCTCCTACGTCACCGGCATGGCGGCCATGTACCGCAAGGACCTCTTCGACAAGGAGGGCTACGCCGTCCCGAAGAGCCCCGAGGAGTTCCTGTCCTGGGCGAAGGAGGCGACCCGGGCCAAGTCGAAGGTGTGGGCCTGCGACGACATGAAGTGGTCGGCCCTGCAGATCTTCGGTGTCCAGCCGGGCGGCGACAAGGCGCTGTGGTGGAACATGGAGGACGGCAAGCTCGTCAACCGCATCGAGACCGAGCAGTACCTGGAAGCCCTGGAGTGGACGCGCAAGCTCTACGCGGCGAAGGTGGTCCACCCGGACGCGGTCTCGGGCAAGGCCGGCGGCAGCGCGGCCAACCGCTTCACCGCCGGACAGGTTCTGGTCTACAACAACAACATCTCCGACTGGTGGGGCAAGACCGCCGAACAGCGGACCCAGAACCCCGACTTCGAGATGGGCGTGTTCGACATCTTCGGGCCCGACGGGGGCGATCCCACGCTCTGGGCCGGCCAGCCGGGCGGCATGTTCACCTTCATCAGCAAGAAGGCGAGCAAGCAGCAGATCAAGGACTTCCTCGCGCTCTGCAACTTCTGCGCCGCTCCCTACGGCACCAAGGAGTTCATGCTCACCGCCTACGGCGTCGAGGGCACCGACTACACGGTGAAGAACGGCCTGCCGACCAAGACGCAGCAGGGCATCAACGAGGTCAGCAGCACCTACGACCTCACGGGCAACCCCGCACCGTACGTCGCCTACCCCGACTTCCCGGACATCACCCGGGGCATCGTCGAGTGGCAGCAGCGCATGGGGGCCTTCACCAAGAAGTCCACCTTCTACGGGCTGACCGTCACCGAGCCCACCCGCTGGGCCAACCTCGCCGACGACTTCGAGCAGCTCGAGGACGACGTGGTGCGCGGCCGGAAGAAGATCAGCGACGTGCAGCAGGCCGTGGCCGACTGGAAGAAGAAGGGCGGCGACGACCTGCGCGACTGGTACAAGAAGCTGCTCGACGACAACGGCTCGGCGAACTGATCCGGGGCTCAGGCAAGGAGAAGGCCGTGTCCAACAGCACGGTGCCTCGGACGACGACCGAGGCGAAGACCCCCGCGAGGACTCCGGCGGCGTCCGGCGGCGCCGCCGGACGCCGGGCCCGCGGCGGGAAGAAGAACCCGGGCAAGCTGAGCCTGAAGCTCAGATTCAGGCGTGACCGCACGCTGATCCTCATGACACTGCCGGCGGTCCTGCTGATCCTGGTCTTCAACTACATACCGATCCTCGGCAATGTGGTGGCCTTCCAGGACTACGACCCGTACGCCGGTGACAACGGCTTCGTCGCCATCTTCAACAGCCCCTGGATCGGCATCGAGCAGTTCGAGCGGATCTTCGCCGACTCGGCCTTCTGGCACGCGGTGCAGAACACCCTGGTCCTGTTCTTCCTGCAGCTGGTGCTCTACTTCCCGATCCCCATCCTGCTCGCGCTGCTCATCAACAGTGTGGTCAGGCCCCGGGTGCGGGCGGTGGCCCAAGCGGTCATGTACCTGCCGCACTTCTTCTCCTGGGTCCTCGTCGTCACCGTCTTCATGCAGATCTTCGGCGGCGCCGGGATCATCGCCCAGACCCTGCGCCAGCACGGCTACGAGGGCTTCGACGTGATGACCGACCCGGAGGTCTTCAAGTACCTGGTCACGGCCCAGACCGTCTGGAAGGACGCGGGCTGGGGCATCATCGTCTTCCTCGCCGCGCTCTCCTCGGTCTCCGGCGACCTGTACGAGGCCGCCGCCATGGACGGGGCCGGACGCTGGCGGCGCATGTGGCACATCACGCTGCCCGCCCTGAGGCCGGTGATCGCCCTCCTGCTCGTGCTGCGCGTCGGCGACGCCCTCACCGTCGGATTCGAGCAACTGCTCCTCCAACGACAAGCCGTGGGTGTCAACGCCTCGGAGGTCCTCGACACCTACGTGTGGTGGAACGGCATCCGCAACCAGGACTTCAGCTATGCCGCCGCCGCCGGGCTCATCAAGGGCGTGGTCGGGCTGGCGCTCGTACTGATCGCCAACAAGGTGGCCCATCTCATGGGTGAGCAGGGGGTGTACAAGAAGTGACCGCCGTCCTCGACACTCCGCCCGACGACGCGCATGGCGTCAGGAAACCGAGCCGGTGGGCGGCCCCGCCCCGCCCCGTCTGGGAGGAGCCGCCCAACAAGGCCGGACTGGCCGGCAAGGGAATCGCCCTGACCCTTGCCTGCCTGGCCATCCTCTTCCCGCTGTGGATCGTCATCGTCACCAGCCTCCAGTCCAAGAAGACCATCGACGAGGCCGGCGGCCTGGTGGTGATCCCCCAGGGCATCACCTTCATCGCCTACCAGGAACTCCTCAGCGGCGGACAGGTCCAGAAGGCCACCCTGGTCAGCATCGGTGTGACCGTGGTCGGCACGCTGTTCAGCATGACGGTGTCGGTCCTGTGTGCGTACGGCCTGTCGCGCAGCGGCTCGCTCGGACACCGCGGAATCCTGATGACGCTGCTGGCGACGATGTTCTTCGGGGCCGGCCTCATCCCCACCTATCTGCTGGTGCAGGCCCTCGGCCTGACGGACACCTATCTGGCGCTGATCCTGCCGAGCGCCGTGAGCGTCTTCAACATCCTGGTGCTGCGCGCGTTCTTCATGAACATCTCCCAGGAGCTGATCGACAGCGCCCGCATCGACGGGGCCGGCGACTGGCGGATCCTGTGGAAGATCGTTCTGCCGCTCTCCCGCGCGGTCCTCGCCGTGATCGGCCTCTTCTACGCCGTCGGCTACTGGAGCGCCTGGTTCAACGCGTCGATCTACCTGACCGACCAGGAGATGATGCCGTTGCAGAACGTGATGATCCAGCTGGTGCAGATGCAGCAGCGTCCGGTGGGCCTCCAGGCACAGATCAACACCGGCCAGCTCTCGCCGCTCGCGATCCAGATGGCGGTGATGGTGCTGGCCCTGCTGCCGGTGGCCGTCCTCTCCCCGTTCGTCCAGAAGCACTTCAAGAAGGGCATGCTCACGGGGGCCGTCAAGGGGTAATGCCCCTTGGATGAGTGCTCGCCGTAGCTGTCGGTCTGTGTGTCGAGCGCGGCTTCGTCGTGGTTGTTCGCGCAGTTCCCCGCGCCCCCGAGAAGGGGCATCCACTTCCCCTTTGTGCAAGAACCGAGGTATGTCATGCGCACGTTCCACCTCAGCAGACGAGCCGTGCTCGCCGGGACCGCTGCCGCCGCCGCCGTCACCGCCCTTCCGATGACCCAGGGGCGTGCGCAGGCCGCCGCCTCCGCGGAGACCGCCTACCGCTGGCGCAACGCCGTCCAGGGCGGCACGGGATTCGTCACCGGGGTGCTGTTCCACCCTTCCGTCCGCGGCCTCGCCTACGCCCGCACCGACATCGGCGGTGCCTACCGCTGGGACGACCGGACCGACCGGTGGGTCCCGCTGACCGACCACATCGGCTGGGACGACTGGAACCTGCTCGGGGTGGAGGCCATGGCCGTCGACCCGGCCCATCCGAACCGGCTGTACCTCTCTCTGGGTACGTACGCGCAGTCCTGGGCCGGCAACGGTGCCGTGCTGCGGTCCGAGGACCGCGGCGCGACCTGGAAGCGCACCGACCTCACCGTGAAGCTCGGAGCCAACGAGGACGGGCGCGGCTGCGGTGAGCGACTGCTGGTCGACCCCCGGGACAGCGACACGCTGTGGCTCGGCACCCGCCACGACGGGCTGCTCAAGTCCACCGACCGGGGAGCCACTTGGCAGGCCGTGAGCTTCCCGGCCGCCCCGAGCGCCACCGGGCAGGGCATCACACTCCTCGTCGCCGCGGGCCGTACCGTCTACGCCGGCTGGGGCGACTCCGACGGCACCTCCGCGAACCTCTACACAACCGCCGACGGCACCACCTGGAAGGCCGTCCCCGGGCAGCCCAAGGGCACCGCCGCCAAGGTCCCGGTCCGGGCCGCGTACGACCGGCACACCTGCGAGCTGTACGTGACGTACGCCAACGCGCCGGGCCCCAACGGCCAGTCCGACGGCAGCGTGCACAAGCTGCGTACGACCACCGGGAAGTGGACCGAGGTCACACCCGTGAAGCCCGGCGGGCCGACGGGCGACGGCGGGACCGACTCCTTCGGCTACGGCGGCTGTGCCGTCGACGCCCGCCGCCCCGGCACCGTCGTCGTGTCCACCAACAACCGCTGGTCGCTGATCGACACCCTGTACCGCACCACCGACGGCGGCCGCACCTGGAAGTCCCTGAAGGACAAGGCCGTCCTCGACGTCTCCGAGACGCCCTTCCTCACGTTCGGCGCCGACAAGCCCAAGTTCGGCTGGTGGATCCAGGCCGTCGGCCTCGACCCGTACGACTCCCGGCACGTCGTCTACGGCACCGGCGCCACCCTCTACGGCACCCGCGACCTCAAGCACTGGGCTCCGCAGATCCGCGGCCTGGAGGAGGCGTCCGTCCGCCAGCTGGTCTCGCCTCCGAGCGGCGAGGCGCATCTGATCAGCGGCTCCGGGGACGTCGGCGTGATGTACCACGAGCGGCTCACGGCATCGCCGTCGCGCGGCATGGCGTCGAACCCGGTGTTCGGCTCGGCGACGGGCCTGTCCCTGGCCGCGGCCAAGCCGTCGTACGTGGTCCGGTCAGGCTGGGGCGACAACGGCAACGGCGCCTTCTCGAACGACGGCGGTAAGACCTGGGCGCCCTTCAAGGCGCAGCCCGCCATCGCCAAGGACGCGCCCGGGCCGATCGTCACCAACGCCGACGGCAGCGTGCTGCTGTGGTCCTTCGCGCACTGGGACGGCACCAAGTACCCGGCCCACCGCTCGGCGGACAACGGCGCCACCTGGACCGAGGTCACCTCCTACCCGAAGGGTGCCGCGCCGGTCGCGGACCCCGTCGACCCGACCCGCTTCTACGCCTTCGACACCACCACCGGCACGCTCCACGCCAGCACCGACGGCGGCCGGACCTTCACCGCGCGGGCCACCGGCCTGAACTCGGGGGACACCGAATTCCAGCTCGCCGTCACGCCCGGGCGCTCCGGTCACCTGTGGCTGAGCCTGAAGTGGAACGGGCTGTACCGGTCGACCGACGGCGGCGCGACCTTCACCAAGGTCGCCAGCTGCTGGGCCTCGTACACCCTCGGCTTCGGCAAGGCGGCCGAGGGCGCCTCCTACCCGGCGATCTACATGGTCGGCTCCACGGAGACCATCACCGCCGTGTACCGCTCGGACGACGAGGCGAAGACCTGGACGCGGATCAACGACGACCAGCACCAGTGGGGCTGGATCGGCGCCGCCGTCACCGGCGACCCGCGCGTCTACGGCCGGGTCTACATCGCCACAAACGGCCGCGGCGTGCAGTACGGGGAGCCCGTCTGATGCCGGAGCCGACGGTGCCCGCCCTCAGCGATGCGACCCGGGGCCGTCTCCTCTACGGCGGCGACTACAACCCCGAGCAGTGGCCCGAGGAGACCTGGCACGAGGACGTCCGGCTGATGAAGGCCGCCGGCGTCAACTCGGTCACCCTCGGCGTCTTCTCCTGGTCGGCGCTCGAACCGGAGCCGGGAGCGCGGGAGTTCGGCTGGCTGGACACGCTGATGGACCTGATGCACGACAGCGGCATCGGCGTCGTCCTCGCCACCCCCACCTCCTCGCCCCCGCCCTGGATGGGCCGGCTGCACCCCGACACCCTTCCCGTCACCGAGGACGGCCGCACCGAGTGGTGGGGCGGCCGGCAGCACTTCTCGCACTCCAGCGCCACCTACCGGCGCTACGCCGCCGCCATCACCGAGGACCTGGCCGCCCGCTACGGCGGCCACCCGGCCCTGACGATGTGGCACATCAACAACGAGTACTGCACCTACGACTACGGCGACGAGGCGGCCGCCGCCTTCCGCCGCTGGCTGCGCGAGAAGTACGGCACGCTCGACGCCCTCAACGAGGCCTGGGGCACCGCCTTCTGGAGCCAGGGCTACGACACCTGGGACGGCATCCTGCCGCCCCGCCTGCCGCACTACCTGCGCAACCCCGGCCAGGTCCTGGACTTCCGCCGCTTCACCTCCGACATGCTCCTGGAGTGTTACACCGCCGAACGGGACATCGTCCGGCGGCACACCCCGCACCTGCCGGTCACCAGCAACTTCATGCCGCTGTGGTTCGGACAGGACGCCTGGCGCTGGGCCGAGGAGGAGGACGTCGTCTCCGTCGACCTCTACCCGGACCCGCGCGACCCGCTCGGCGCGCAGAACGGCGCCCTGGTCCAGGACATGACCCGCTCCCAGGCGCGCGGGCCCTGGATGCTGATGGAGCAGGCGGCCGGGCCGGTCAACTGGCGGGGCGTGAACCACCCCAAGCCGCGCGGCCTCAACCGGCTCTGGTCCCTCCAGGCCGTGGCCCGGGGCGCCGACGCCGTCTGCTACTTCCAGTGGCGCCAGTCCCGGCAGGGCGCGGAGAAGTTCCACTCCGGCATGGTCAGCCACG
It encodes the following:
- a CDS encoding WD40/YVTN/BNR-like repeat-containing protein, with amino-acid sequence MRTFHLSRRAVLAGTAAAAAVTALPMTQGRAQAAASAETAYRWRNAVQGGTGFVTGVLFHPSVRGLAYARTDIGGAYRWDDRTDRWVPLTDHIGWDDWNLLGVEAMAVDPAHPNRLYLSLGTYAQSWAGNGAVLRSEDRGATWKRTDLTVKLGANEDGRGCGERLLVDPRDSDTLWLGTRHDGLLKSTDRGATWQAVSFPAAPSATGQGITLLVAAGRTVYAGWGDSDGTSANLYTTADGTTWKAVPGQPKGTAAKVPVRAAYDRHTCELYVTYANAPGPNGQSDGSVHKLRTTTGKWTEVTPVKPGGPTGDGGTDSFGYGGCAVDARRPGTVVVSTNNRWSLIDTLYRTTDGGRTWKSLKDKAVLDVSETPFLTFGADKPKFGWWIQAVGLDPYDSRHVVYGTGATLYGTRDLKHWAPQIRGLEEASVRQLVSPPSGEAHLISGSGDVGVMYHERLTASPSRGMASNPVFGSATGLSLAAAKPSYVVRSGWGDNGNGAFSNDGGKTWAPFKAQPAIAKDAPGPIVTNADGSVLLWSFAHWDGTKYPAHRSADNGATWTEVTSYPKGAAPVADPVDPTRFYAFDTTTGTLHASTDGGRTFTARATGLNSGDTEFQLAVTPGRSGHLWLSLKWNGLYRSTDGGATFTKVASCWASYTLGFGKAAEGASYPAIYMVGSTETITAVYRSDDEAKTWTRINDDQHQWGWIGAAVTGDPRVYGRVYIATNGRGVQYGEPV
- a CDS encoding extracellular solute-binding protein, which gives rise to MTNAASASSGPSRRSFLASTAVATAAVAGGMPLLAACGGGQEGQKDGATSGKKAAKILPAFVASQVVTPDIPSKNGSPVGFTKAIPAAELKTSVAQKLGSGGKLTIMAPYWGAPPKGDNPYYTAMNKAIGVDITWQNQDGVTYDQKLGAILASSDIPDAVVVPDWNLTGRIPSAINAKFADLGPYLSGDKVKDYPNLAAVPTDAWQRGIFGGQLRAIPMPSSYVTGMAAMYRKDLFDKEGYAVPKSPEEFLSWAKEATRAKSKVWACDDMKWSALQIFGVQPGGDKALWWNMEDGKLVNRIETEQYLEALEWTRKLYAAKVVHPDAVSGKAGGSAANRFTAGQVLVYNNNISDWWGKTAEQRTQNPDFEMGVFDIFGPDGGDPTLWAGQPGGMFTFISKKASKQQIKDFLALCNFCAAPYGTKEFMLTAYGVEGTDYTVKNGLPTKTQQGINEVSSTYDLTGNPAPYVAYPDFPDITRGIVEWQQRMGAFTKKSTFYGLTVTEPTRWANLADDFEQLEDDVVRGRKKISDVQQAVADWKKKGGDDLRDWYKKLLDDNGSAN
- a CDS encoding carbohydrate ABC transporter permease, whose protein sequence is MTAVLDTPPDDAHGVRKPSRWAAPPRPVWEEPPNKAGLAGKGIALTLACLAILFPLWIVIVTSLQSKKTIDEAGGLVVIPQGITFIAYQELLSGGQVQKATLVSIGVTVVGTLFSMTVSVLCAYGLSRSGSLGHRGILMTLLATMFFGAGLIPTYLLVQALGLTDTYLALILPSAVSVFNILVLRAFFMNISQELIDSARIDGAGDWRILWKIVLPLSRAVLAVIGLFYAVGYWSAWFNASIYLTDQEMMPLQNVMIQLVQMQQRPVGLQAQINTGQLSPLAIQMAVMVLALLPVAVLSPFVQKHFKKGMLTGAVKG
- a CDS encoding beta-galactosidase → MPEPTVPALSDATRGRLLYGGDYNPEQWPEETWHEDVRLMKAAGVNSVTLGVFSWSALEPEPGAREFGWLDTLMDLMHDSGIGVVLATPTSSPPPWMGRLHPDTLPVTEDGRTEWWGGRQHFSHSSATYRRYAAAITEDLAARYGGHPALTMWHINNEYCTYDYGDEAAAAFRRWLREKYGTLDALNEAWGTAFWSQGYDTWDGILPPRLPHYLRNPGQVLDFRRFTSDMLLECYTAERDIVRRHTPHLPVTSNFMPLWFGQDAWRWAEEEDVVSVDLYPDPRDPLGAQNGALVQDMTRSQARGPWMLMEQAAGPVNWRGVNHPKPRGLNRLWSLQAVARGADAVCYFQWRQSRQGAEKFHSGMVSHAGEEGRTYQEVKRLGADLERIAPEVSGRHLTANVAVLHDWHAWWAGAQDGRLSSRVEYPDVLRAWHRALWQAHLTTDFAHPEHDLTPYSLVVVPQLYALTDTATDNLLAYVRQGGTLVCGFQTGVADEDDRVRPGGMDARLRELFGIRTLHEWWPLDEGETVACEGFSGTLWSEELEGDGTAEETVPYKGGELDGLPAVLRKGRAWYVSTLPEPGALRGLLASIAAKAGVRPVLDGLPEQVEAVRRGEVLFVFNHGREPVTVEVPGTHRDLLTGTDVTDRVTLGRYEAAVLRP
- a CDS encoding ABC transporter permease codes for the protein MSNSTVPRTTTEAKTPARTPAASGGAAGRRARGGKKNPGKLSLKLRFRRDRTLILMTLPAVLLILVFNYIPILGNVVAFQDYDPYAGDNGFVAIFNSPWIGIEQFERIFADSAFWHAVQNTLVLFFLQLVLYFPIPILLALLINSVVRPRVRAVAQAVMYLPHFFSWVLVVTVFMQIFGGAGIIAQTLRQHGYEGFDVMTDPEVFKYLVTAQTVWKDAGWGIIVFLAALSSVSGDLYEAAAMDGAGRWRRMWHITLPALRPVIALLLVLRVGDALTVGFEQLLLQRQAVGVNASEVLDTYVWWNGIRNQDFSYAAAAGLIKGVVGLALVLIANKVAHLMGEQGVYKK